The DNA sequence GACTTGAGCGCAAAGACCACGTCGATGGTGATGTGGCCCAGCACGTCCGTGGAGTTCAGCACGCGGGTGATGCCGGGCGCCTTGGCTTCCTGGTAGGAGAACGGCGGCGAGGTGAAGTGGGCAGTGATCTCGGTCTTGCCCGAGACCAGCGAGGCCATCGCTTCCGGGTGCGACAGGCTCACCGTCAAGGGGTCCAGCTTGGCGTAGTTCTCGATGCCGAAGGTCTTGGCGGCCGCCATCTGCAACAGCACCGCCGACAGCGAAGTCTTGATGCCGGGGATGGCGATCTTGTCCTTGGGCGTGAAATCCTTGAGCGACTTGACGTTGGGGTTATTGGTGTTGAGCCACAAGGGCGAGGTCGACAGCGCGCCCAGCCCCACCACTTCCGAACGCGGGATGCCGTGCGCCTTGGACCACAGCGTCACGAAGCCTGGCGCGCCGGTACCGGCGATATCCAGATTGCCGGCCAGCATGGCGTCATTGATGACGTTGCCACCATCAAGCAGCACCCACTTGGTTTTCACATCGCCCAGGCCCATCGCCTTGGCGTGCTTCTCCACCAGGCCCTGGTCGCGCATCACCATCAGCGGCAGGTACAGCAGGCCATAGCCGTGCGAGATGCGTACTTCCTGGGCTTCGGCGCGGGCGGCACCGGAGGCGCCGGACAACGCCAGGGCGCTGGCGATCATGAGGCTGGTAAAGCTACGTCGTTTCATATTGGTCTCCTGAAGGTCGTCAGTTTATAAGTTTGTAGGGAGTCGCAAGGTCAAGCATCCATCAGTGCTGCATCCCCCAGCGACGGATGGTGCGTTTTTCGATCTGGGCAAAGATCAGGTTCTCCACCACCAGGCCGATGATGATGACGAAGAACAGGCCAGAGAACACATTGGCCGTTTCCAGCTGGTTACGGTTTTCGAAGATGTACCAGCCCAGGCCGCCGGCGCCGGAAGACACGCCAAAGACCAGTTCGGCGGCGATCAAGGTACGCCAGGCAAAGGCCCAGCCCACCTTGAGACCCGTGAGGATGCTCGGGAAGGCAGCGGGAATGAGGATGGATTTCACCAGCGAGAAGCGGCGCAATCCATAGTTCTGGCCCACCATGCGCAAGGTATTGGAGACCGCACG is a window from the Herbaspirillum rubrisubalbicans genome containing:
- a CDS encoding ABC transporter substrate-binding protein, whose amino-acid sequence is MKRRSFTSLMIASALALSGASGAARAEAQEVRISHGYGLLYLPLMVMRDQGLVEKHAKAMGLGDVKTKWVLLDGGNVINDAMLAGNLDIAGTGAPGFVTLWSKAHGIPRSEVVGLGALSTSPLWLNTNNPNVKSLKDFTPKDKIAIPGIKTSLSAVLLQMAAAKTFGIENYAKLDPLTVSLSHPEAMASLVSGKTEITAHFTSPPFSYQEAKAPGITRVLNSTDVLGHITIDVVFALKSFTDKNPKLTQAVMAAQEEANAYIAKNRKGAAEIFLRVSKLKLPQEEVEQMLADPGTEFSTTPVDIMQYVVFMSKAGTIKTKPAVWNEMFVPAFKERKGS